The Ascaphus truei isolate aAscTru1 chromosome 20, aAscTru1.hap1, whole genome shotgun sequence genome includes the window ACCCCTTGTGAGATCCTTACCATCCTTCATTTTGGATAGTGGAGACCTCCTGACACATATTAATCAAATTTCATGGAAACCTAACATGAtttgggtcacactagatgtgacaTCCCTGTACACAATGATTGCACACCAACATGGGTTGACAGCTGTTGGCCATTTTCTTTCACGCACAGATATTTCACCTGCACAAATCACTTTTTTATTAGATTCTATTCACTTTctgttaactcacaattattttctttttgatggggttcactatctTCAAACACGTGGAACAGCAATGGGAACGAGCTTTGCCCCTTCCtacgccaacctttttatgggttggtgggagtctgtccatgtgtttggagatgggaacatGTTTAGGGAGCACTTTTTCTTCTATAAACGTTTGATAGATGATCTTATtcttatttgggagggtgatgtcacttcacttacatcttttattaacactttaaataACAATGTTTATAATTTAAATTTCACATATCCGTTTAATcaccatcacattcactatttagatcTTTATCTTTATATTGATATTCATTTATCTATTCAATCGGACATTTATAGCAAGTCCAATTCTCGGAACACTTTTCTACGTGCTAACAGCTGTCACCCAAGGGCCCTTATTAGGTAAATATGGGGAAAAACAATACTCACTTGTACAGCCACTTCTCTAtttgtgcgtgcatcacgcaaTGCGGTGTAAGTAGAAACAAAATCCAAGGATTGAAGTGGAACACAGCTGAAGGAGGGGACCAGCACCAAAATATAAGGTTAAAACGAGTATTTATTAGAACATGGTGTAGGGGGAGacaaacacactctgacgcatttcaggCTAGAAcaccctttatcaaagagtactttgATAAAGGGCGTTCTAGCCTGAAACGCGCCAGAGTGTGTTTGTCTCCCCCTACACCATATTCTAATAAATACTCGTTTTAACCTTATATTTTGGTGCTGGTCCCCTCCTTCAGCTGTGCTCTGCTTCAATACTTGGATTATGTTTCTATTTGGGCAAACAGTATTCTCTGCTCCAACGTCATGGTTAGAAGCAGCTTGACAAAGTGGGCTAACATCTAACCCACCGTGGTAAGAACAGTTCAAGGGGCAACCACGGGTGGGTTGAGGTCCCCCTCCGAGAATCTCTCGTGGTGCTCGCTCTCCGGGTGCACGGTCTCACCGGTAGTGGCCACAACCACTATCTCAGGAGTACATTTAGCCATGCTGGCTTCGTGGCACTCCAAATCCTCGCACATGTCCCTCTGCGACCTGCTGCGTGTCGGCAGCCCATAATCCGCACACCGGGCAACCACAGACGTCCTATCACAGTAACAGTCCTCTGGGTAAGCCATCTTCACCCTgtggcactaaactaagtgacaaGAACCAGTGTGCTTCCCTGCTTTGTATAGCGTGTGCACGACaccacttgttttgagagcttgcaatccGCAGCTCactttgtactataattccccGCAGGAAATTATAACCCAAAGCCCAATGATCCATACCCCTGCCACCAGAAAAaaagcctgtcatgggagacaagGACTTataacacatttataccgggatctttcactaggcaaaacaaggtggtggaataaaatgagggttATTCAGGTAAACttgcgtacacacaatgaaatacaaaatacagatagAATGTACACTGTTACTGAGGTATGGGGGCTGAAAAATAGACTTTCCTAGTTTTGCTTCAGCAAAACGCTTAACCTGTCCCCTCCACGTCACTGGAGTATGTCTGAAACAAGTAACTTTATTCCTCAGAACTGGTCCTCTGCTGGACTAGGCCtccctggcacctcaatgcccctGGGAAACCCAACCGGTGCTTCACTGGACCAGTCCCAAGATTATCTGTAAgtctgcagacagagagagaatctGATTGCGGCAGCCCCTTTCATAGACTTCTGTGTCCTACTGTATGTTTAACATGAACAGGGAATTCATGCCACTCAGAGCATGGAAACTtttcccaccagccaaccagAGCGGGGATCATCTGGCTGATTATGTCAGAGGAAGGGGCGTGCCAAGccgcacctccccccacccctagcGCAATCATGGCCATCTGCCAGGCTCAACAGTGTCTCAGCGAACAAAGATGGCTTTTGGGCCTGTTCCTCTGCCCCTTCATGCTAAACCAAATGGCCcgacacctctggacatcctggttctcctttgagctcagatgtctatgcagacaCCCTGGCACCTATGCAAATGCTCAGGCTGACtgcatagatatttatacatacagtataacacactaTAAACATTAGTTTAATAATGTATAAATCTTGGGGAACCTTATTTATGTGTGGGAAAATGGTTTGGGAtacctgggctcgaaaaccaggagtctggagAAGTCTGTGCAGCCCGAATGTAATTTACCCTGCGTAtccacaaatagtgcctgcacgccggggagaatcaggaaaccccaaactcctgcaaacaaaacgaATAAAttttcacccaaatatcccaccttaaacttacactcccaaaatctCATGTCTATACAACACAGGGAACCCCACAAACctctaaacaggtcaggtttttgctaTACTTTACATGGGACTTCCATAGCCCACCCCATCATTGTGTAATGATGGGCACCCACAAAGCCTATGCTGTTTCCAGGGAGCCATACCTGTACCTGGGGTAACCCCTAAACCAGGGACCCCCTATTCTAAGAATACTATAACACATTTCACCATGGCTCACTTTCCttcctgggctgtgctgaagcagggtaccctagtggtgattGTCGGTTACATTTTCAAGGGTTAAAGGAGGAAACGATTGATTCACATACACTGTCCTGTGGTAAAGAAAACCTGTCCCATTTCCATAGAGGGAAAAAAAGTTCAGAAAACAAAAGCATAaggaaaacaaatgtttattatagATTGAAAGCAAAACATGGAACACtcaacatttttcttttttgatcAATACAATAACTCCCCAAACATTTCCTGATGTAGGAAAAAGTAAATGAATGATAATTAACTGACAGTTCTACATAGATAACATTTTAGATAACATTGCTTTCCCAATCTAATTTCGACATTTCTCTAGGACTAATCCAGCATCTACAACTTTGAGATCAAAACAAAATGGAAAAATTCCCaaaatttttctttatttcttgttAAACAGGAGATTTTTGCAGAAAATAAGTGCAAATTGAACCttctagaaaaaaataaaataaatccagGGTTTCCTATCATGAACAGGTTTTCTGTGATTCATGTGTGGGTTTACTCGCAAGTCTTTCATTTTATGTGGCTTTTTTGATGCATAGAAATATTTTATCAATAACGTTTTTCCCACGTGGGACAATCACACAGATTCTACTTCATGTGTTCGCTGGTGTGTGACAAGACTTTCAAGGTGAGGGAAAAAATAATATGCCATGGGAAGTTCCATTTCTCTGTTGTACAGTATGAGTTTGTCTGGTGTGTAAGACTTGAGTTTTCAGAAAAGCATTTCCCACATTTAGGGAAAAAATACATTGTGAATTTTGATGCAATAAAAAGCAGCTTTCCTAAAAATATTGAACGTAAGTCTCTCTCCTTTGTCTATTCTCTGATATACTGTAAAATTAGATTTGGAAGCAAAGTATTTCCCACATTTATGGCACAcattatttctgttctgtacgAGTTGTCTGGTGTTGAAGAAGATTTGACCTGTGAGTAAATCAATTCCCACACTAAGTTCAAGCATTAGGCTTTTCTCTTATTTGAATTATCTGATGTCGATTAAGAGAGGGCTTACTAGAAGTGTTTCCCACAGTCAGTGAACGTATGACATTTCTACCCTGTGTGGTTTCTTTGATGTATAACAAGATTTGGTAGCAAAATGTTTTCCACATTCACTTCATTAATTAGGGcttcttctctcctgtgtgtaatCTCTGATGTATATGACTATATTTGTGAGTAAACCATTTCCCACAGTCATTACACTTAgtctttggtcccgctgcgtctggCGGCGTGCGCGGCCgcggaccaccagcccctttcctccagtgtggaggtccccgctggctccttctgacttggctgactgcgtgctgtgacgcgtcagccggccgatgctgcaagctcctagtgatttgcagctctgacgcgtcacgtgatGCGACAGTCAGCCAATGAAGGAAAGAGGAGATACGgatgggaggcggcttgggagaggagcagggaaggagctgcgggggaaagtgtgtgtgtgtgtgtgtatgtgtgtatatgtgtgtgttgtgtggtggGTTTTTTTCCTGTTTGTTTTTCCACACGATATCCTTCACGTGACAGCTAGTGGGAACACTTCAGGACAGAAGAAAtccatatactgtagttataattCAAGACTCATGCAGTCTGGATCATATATTGATTTGCATATTCATTCAAGTTTtaccacgcccccctcccactcccggctccctacagaacGCATATcacggtcaattgcctgtcagcgcgccgcctgtctgcagtgcgggagcgctgactgagggagcggggccttagccttatgtgTCTTCTCTCCAGTGTGTGTTTTCTGATGCACAATAAGACTACATTTGAAAACTAAGTCTTTCCCGCATTCATTGCATTTAtaaggcttctctcctgtgtgctcTGAGATATACAGCAAGATTAGATTTGCGGGTGAAGTGTTTCCCACATTCTTTGCATTTGTGAACATTCTCTCCTGTGTGTTTTCTGATGTACAGTAAGACTAGATTTCATAGTAAACTGTTTCCTACATTCTTTGCATTTATGAGgattctctcctgtgtgtgttctctgatGTTCAACAAGATTAGATTTGCGGTTGAagtgtttcccacattcattgcatttatgaggcttctctcctgtgtgtgttttctgatgcGCAACAAGAATATATTTGGAAGCAaactgtttcccacattcattgcatttgtgaggcttctcccctgtgtgtgttctctgatGCGCAACAAGAGTATATTTGGAAGCAAACTGTTTCCCACATTCACtgcatttatgaggcttctcCCCTGTGTGTTTTCTGATGCGCAACAAGAGTATATTTGTAAGAAAACGATTTCCCACATTCATTACATTTATGAAGCATCTCTCCTGTGTGCTTTCTCTGATGTACAACAAGATTAGATTTGCGGTTGAagtgtttcccacattcattgcatttatgtggcttctctcctgtgtgtgttatcTGATGAACAATAAGATTAGATTGGTAAGTAAACTGTTTctcacattcattgcatttatgaggcttctctcctgtgtgcatTTTCTGATGATGAACAAGATAAGATTTGAAAGTAaactgtttcccacattcattgcatttatgtGCCTTCTCTCCTGTGTGCATTTTCTGATGTACAATAAGATAAGATTTGAGAGCGAAGtatttcccacattcattgcatttatgaggcttctctACCGTGTGTGTTTTCTGATGCGCAACAAGAGTATATTTGGAAGCAaactgtttcccacattcattgcatttatgaggcttctcccctgtgtgtgttttctgatgtACAATAAGAGCAGATTTGAAAGTAaactgtttcccacattcattgcatttatgaggcttctctcctgtgtgcttTCTCTGATGTTCAAAAAGTTTAGATTTGCGAGTGAAGTGTTTTCCACATTCTTTGCATTTATGaagcttctctcctgtgtgtattCTCTGATGTTCAAGAAGACTGGATTTGTAAGCAAAcggtttcccacattcattgcatttatgaggcttctTTCCTGTGTGCAAACTCTGATGTTCAAGAAGATTAGATTTGAAAGTAAACTGTTTCTCACATTCATTGTatttatgaggcttctctcctgtgtgtgttttctgatgaTCAACAAGATTAGATTTGCGAGTGAagtgtttcccacattcattgcatttatgacACTTCCCCTCTGAGGGGAAATTTATATTTTCCATTGTCCTATCTGTTGAACAGGCTGCAGTGTGGATCCAGCTCATGGATCCATCTGTTGGAAGGAAATTCACAGTGAGTGTATCATAACAGTATAATCTAACATTTCATTCACTATGAGCATCATTTGACAATGAGGGGTATTGGTTTTTGGTGGTAACACTTTCGAGTTTGGTTATATGTTCTATGCCACATTATGTGTTGCCTGCCATCTCTCTATATGTAATCATTACAAAGACAATTCAGAACTTGAAtatgaaaacaaaacaaatagaaaaacaaGGCGCATCTCCATGCTGCCATATAATATCACCACCCTGTAAGGCAAAGGTGATGCTCCTAAAGATGGGCCACGCGATTTCACGGAGTCACGATCCCCATTGGTAGCAATCACATGTTCGGGGATCTCCCCCAGGGTGACAAACAGAATTCTGATCCTGGGATTCTGATCAAGCCATAGAAAACTAGCATTTTAATGATGATTTACCTGGAATGACACAAGGACCTACAGTATGGCATGCCCTGGGCCATAGCAGGTACATTATTAGAGTAATCTGAAGGTTAAAATAAGGAATGCTAAGGAATTTTTCTAATTTCCTTGAGAACATACCTACACATAAATTTGAATTGTAATCATTTTTCTCTGCACATAGGGGAAATATGGACCCTGAGCTGCTTTCTTCACACTTGTTCTGCTCACCTGTGCTGGTACCTTCAAAGCATTCCATCTCCTGGGCTTCCAGGTGACTCTTCACACTCAGCCCCTCTATTTGCTCAGTCCGTGGTACAATCTCATCTTTAAATTCACCTGCTCAAATCATTCAATACCAATTACATGTTCTTATTTCACTGACTTTCTCATATTTAATACCTATTCTACTTAATGTGTTTTACACATGGCAGTGGGTACCAAATTGGATAGCTCCTCACCTGCAGCTCCAGTAGGACAGAAAACTCTTCTGTAggtactagtactgtatataaggccCTCACCTTACATGCAAGAACAGTATTTTCTCTTTCCTACAGCGTAGCAGTAGGTTTTGTTATTTTGAAATAGGACTCACCGTGCAGTTCAATTCAGGAGTCGTCAGCCTCTCCCCCCTGAAGCACCTGCCGGTGTCTGTGTTCTGGAACACAATCAGTGAAACACAAGGCCAGGGTAGGCCTTAAAGGGCTGGTAATGGCATCCAACGTGAGTGCTGAGGATTGGAAGTCGTCCCCATGTCTATAAGTGGCATGTGTGATGACGCCATAGTCGTGACAGTCACGGAATTCCTTTATTATGCTTGTGGTATGAGGAGGCACTTAGAAAGTCAGGAAAATAGTGCAGATTGAGCAGGCAAGCAAGCAGTCTCCCAAAAGATCACGGTCACAAACAAGTCTAGACAAGACGACTCTTTTTCAGAGGGGTCAGATGTATTTCAGCAACATTCGGGGGCAAATATTGGGATTCATCCAAACAGGTGGGGTTAGATGAAGATTTGGATTTTCATTTAGACCTTGTAAACCCCTTAATTAAGGCAATGAGGTAAATACTGGAGTTACAAGACACAGAAGAATAACGCATGAAGTAAGAAATTATTCATGGGCTCACAAAGGAAGATGAGATATTTTCCCCTGCACAAGGTTATAAAGGGGGTGATGGAGGCTGAGTGGACACAGCCAGACAAGAAATTGCTTGTTCTTAAAAGATTTGCTGGGATGATTTCTATTGAGAAAAATTGATCAGGTTTTTGGGAAGCCCTCCTAAGGTTTACGCTGCAATCACAAGGATTGCTAGAAAAATTAAGTTGCATGTCGAGGAGCTGTATCCTTCAAAGACGCTATGGACTGAAAAATGGAGTGTGTTATAGGAACGTATTTTTCAGTATGCAAACCAACAGTAGCAATAGCATCCCTATCCAGAGCCATGCACATCGGAGCAGCTTACATGGAAGAAACACTCACGCAGGAAACAATGAGAGGATTGATCCTGAGTGCTCTCAGAGAAATTAAGTTGACAACAGATCAGCAAGACCCATGGCACTTTCAATGGCAATGAGAAGGGCACCATTGTGGCTGAGACATTGGGTATATAGAAAATGTCCAAGCACATCAAAAATGTGTAAAAATGAATTATAATTAAATGGTCATACTACACCtatgtaacgtacgtgctcaccgcaaacctggaccggaccgcggggctgaggtggggatagatatacaccaaccttagaccacgaagcctgatccgggttgcgaattccaTGGTCAAACAAAGctgggtcaggacaggagaaggcaggataatccgtggacaagccggggtcaggataggagaaggctgggtaaatgagatccatgctggggttcggcaaGAGGACGCTTGAGCGAAGGTGCTCCAACGTAGAAAGGAACAGGAACGgggaatccagtgcttcagcaccaAACAGCactccctagccgggtacagctgtgagtaatggaagccactggaagcaggagattgcagcaggtaacaggaacaacgatgcagg containing:
- the LOC142471213 gene encoding LOW QUALITY PROTEIN: uncharacterized protein LOC142471213 (The sequence of the model RefSeq protein was modified relative to this genomic sequence to represent the inferred CDS: inserted 2 bases in 1 codon), with the translated sequence MEHLTNSIMMDKKQLAEGILNHILDIIYLLTGERPFLEHLTDSLMMNKINNEKMTERILNHTQEIIYLLSGEEYITVRKNSPHSSIHLLTGEVPIRCEDVAVYFSMEEWDYIEGHKGLYKDAMVENYKSLKSLGIPLNRSSGLHYDNLDIVSIKEQREDEREEQDIQQGQVHSDTSAGEFKDEIVPRTEQIEGLSVKSHLEAQEMECFEGTSTDGSMSWIHTAACSTDRTMENINFPSEGKCHKCNECGKHFTRKSNLVDHQKTHTGEKPHKYNECEKQFTFKSNLLEHQSLHTGKKPHKCNECGKPFAYKSSLLEHQRIHTGEKLHKCKECGKHFTRKSKLFEHQRKHTGEKPHKCNECGKQFTFKSALIVHQKTHTGEKPHKCNECGKQFASKYTLVAHQKTHTVEKPHKCNECGKYFALKSYLIVHQKMHTGEKAHKCNECGKQFTFKSYLVHHQKMHTGEKPHKCNECEKQFTYQSNLIVHQITHTGEKPHKCNECGKHFNRKSNLVVHQRKHTGEMLHKCNECGKSFSYKYTLVAHQKTXTGEKPHKCSECGKQFASKYTLVAHQRTHTGEKPHKCNECGKQFASKYILVAHQKTHTGEKPHKCNECGKHFNRKSNLVEHQRTHTGENPHKCKECRKQFTMKSSLTVHQKTHRRECSQMQRMWETLHPQI